A genomic window from Candidatus Thermoplasmatota archaeon includes:
- a CDS encoding methyltransferase domain-containing protein gives MAEALRINLGCGSTYKPGYINIDRFDGSVADMLADVSSLPYESNSIDVIEAAQLIEHFDLARLRYVLAEWFRVLKPGAELVLETPDLSRSFKKLLRSKNEQRKTTLQWIFGIDSPGLQHKSGFTFAHLKQELELTGFCEAVREKEKTHTYEPGMRVKCRKQFNPEEKMFFACFRKRLRNIRGMQDSFILIPLENWIEKARSAPSAIASKNRLHELISSLAPCNPIVPLALLDEAVASNMLSEPEVLEERAFLRELVDMRFHERAFELWTRSKKGLEVEREFASFISRVESLVRDSLKNPGLRKERLAYIQNLDPRPIALFDLSIVLQEAQKSFSAGVKAFSMKDLAEAEKRLTESLSINPRNPLAYWNLARVSVISGRSPEMVSRHYCKTVDLMLDVGLRKKVKSELHRFSEGNADIGKMTPISEL, from the coding sequence ATGGCAGAAGCGCTCAGAATCAATCTTGGATGTGGATCCACCTACAAGCCTGGATACATCAACATCGACAGGTTCGACGGGTCCGTTGCGGACATGCTCGCTGACGTCTCCTCCCTACCCTATGAATCTAACAGCATTGATGTGATTGAGGCAGCACAGCTGATTGAGCATTTCGACCTAGCTCGTCTTAGGTATGTGCTCGCCGAGTGGTTCAGGGTCCTGAAACCGGGGGCAGAGCTGGTGCTCGAAACTCCAGATCTTTCACGCTCCTTCAAGAAACTGCTCCGGTCGAAGAATGAGCAAAGAAAGACCACGCTTCAATGGATCTTCGGGATAGATAGCCCGGGACTTCAGCACAAATCTGGTTTTACCTTCGCGCATCTCAAACAAGAGCTTGAGCTGACCGGCTTCTGCGAGGCTGTCAGAGAAAAGGAGAAGACGCACACCTACGAGCCTGGGATGAGGGTCAAGTGCAGGAAGCAGTTCAACCCAGAGGAGAAAATGTTCTTCGCATGCTTTCGAAAGCGGCTAAGGAACATTCGAGGCATGCAAGACTCGTTCATCCTGATACCTCTGGAGAATTGGATCGAAAAGGCGCGTTCGGCTCCTAGTGCGATTGCGAGCAAAAACCGTTTACACGAACTGATCTCGAGCCTTGCCCCCTGTAATCCCATTGTCCCGCTTGCGCTCCTTGATGAGGCGGTTGCATCAAACATGCTGAGCGAACCAGAGGTCTTGGAAGAACGAGCATTCCTCAGAGAGCTTGTCGATATGAGGTTTCACGAAAGGGCATTTGAGCTTTGGACACGAAGCAAGAAGGGACTGGAGGTGGAAAGAGAGTTCGCATCGTTCATCTCAAGAGTCGAATCACTTGTCCGCGATTCTCTGAAGAACCCTGGATTGCGCAAGGAGCGGCTCGCATACATACAAAACCTGGATCCCAGACCTATAGCTCTGTTTGACTTGAGTATCGTTCTCCAGGAAGCACAGAAATCCTTCAGCGCTGGTGTGAAGGCTTTCTCCATGAAGGATCTAGCCGAGGCTGAGAAAAGATTGACCGAATCTCTCAGCATCAACCCGCGCAACCCTCTCGCATACTGGAACCTGGCGAGAGTATCCGTCATATCCGGAAGAAGCCCCGAAATGGTCAGCAGACACTACTGCAAGACTGTCGATCTGATGCTAGACGTTGGCTTGAGAAAGAAGGTGAAGTCTGAGCTGCACCGCTTCTCAGAAGGAAACGCAGACATTGGCAAGATGACGCCGATATCTGAACTATGA
- a CDS encoding radical SAM protein — protein MSCAVWEFTLACNLRCTHCGSSAGVPRKNELTTKESFDLCEQLADLGCADVSLMGGESFLRSDCFTVARSAKDLGMNVCFVSNGTMMDRYIDKVRRIEPKVVGISLDGVKENHEQIRGKGAWDKTVSAIELLRENNIQTTVITTVSKINFKDLPKLKEIIFGKGVNWQIQIAMPFGNFQRELTLSREEFYATALFIAKERINNKFEDLPVVGAHCYGYYSKLLPGCSWNGCTAGISSIGITSDGDIVGCLSMGNDRFLEGNLRQRRLRDIWESQDSFPYNRKPGKMIPGPNCAGCKNEFKCGGGCSSVSYSTTGMFHNDPYCFYAIEREMLDVR, from the coding sequence TTGTCGTGCGCCGTGTGGGAATTCACTCTCGCGTGCAACCTTCGTTGCACTCACTGCGGATCCTCTGCTGGAGTCCCAAGAAAGAACGAATTGACAACCAAAGAGTCCTTCGACCTATGTGAGCAACTCGCAGATCTGGGATGCGCTGACGTATCCTTGATGGGCGGAGAATCGTTCCTCAGGTCTGACTGCTTCACGGTTGCAAGGAGCGCCAAGGACCTCGGCATGAACGTCTGCTTCGTGTCCAATGGAACTATGATGGACCGATACATCGACAAGGTCAGGAGAATCGAACCCAAGGTCGTCGGAATCAGCCTGGATGGCGTGAAGGAGAACCACGAACAAATCCGGGGGAAGGGCGCTTGGGATAAGACCGTGTCCGCGATCGAGCTCCTTCGCGAAAACAATATCCAGACAACTGTGATCACGACTGTGAGCAAGATCAACTTCAAGGACCTTCCCAAGCTCAAGGAGATCATCTTTGGAAAGGGCGTGAATTGGCAGATTCAGATTGCCATGCCTTTCGGGAATTTCCAACGCGAGCTAACGCTCTCCCGAGAGGAGTTCTATGCGACCGCGTTGTTCATAGCCAAGGAGCGTATCAATAACAAATTCGAAGACCTACCTGTCGTTGGCGCCCACTGCTACGGATACTACTCAAAGCTTCTTCCAGGCTGCAGTTGGAATGGGTGCACCGCGGGCATTTCATCGATCGGGATTACGAGTGATGGAGACATAGTGGGTTGTCTGTCGATGGGGAACGACAGGTTCCTGGAGGGGAATCTCAGGCAGAGGCGGCTCAGGGATATCTGGGAGAGTCAGGACAGCTTCCCGTACAACCGGAAGCCTGGTAAGATGATTCCTGGACCTAACTGCGCTGGGTGCAAGAACGAATTCAAGTGCGGCGGTGGCTGCAGCTCGGTGTCCTACTCGACCACCGGCATGTTCCACAACGATCCCTATTGTTTCTATGCGATAGAGAGAGAAATGCTCGATGTCCGATGA